In Epinephelus lanceolatus isolate andai-2023 chromosome 13, ASM4190304v1, whole genome shotgun sequence, the following are encoded in one genomic region:
- the gje1a gene encoding gap junction epsilon-1 protein: MSLNYIKNFYEGCLRPPTVIGQFHTLFFGSVRMFFLGVLGFAVYGNEALHFSCDPDRRELNLYCYNQFRPITPQVFWALQLVTVLVPGAVFHLYAACKNIDQEEILERPIYTVFYIISVLLRIILEVIAFWLQSHLFGFQVHPLYMCDASALEKVFNVTKCMVPEHFEKTIFLSAMYTFTVITILLCVAEIFEILCRRLGYLSNQ; this comes from the exons ATGTCTTTAAACTACATCAAAAACTTCTATGAAGGATGC CTCAGGCCTCCTACGGTGATAGGCCAGTTCCACACCTTGTTCTTCGGCTCGGTGCGGATGTTCTTCCTGGGCGTTCTTGGCTTTGCTGTCTACGGAAATGAGGCACTGCACTTCAGCTGCGACCCCGATCGCCGAGAACTCAACCTGTACTGCTACAACCAGTTCAGACCCATAACACCTCAG GTCTTTTGGGCGTTACAACTGGTAACAGTGCTGGTTCCTGGAGCGGTCTTCCACCTCTACGCAGCCTGTAAGAACATTGACCAGGAGGAGATCCTCGAACGACCGATCTACACCGTCTTCTACATCATTTCTGTTCTTCTACGCATCATTCTGGAAGTCATCGCTTTTTGGCTACAGAGCCACCTCTTTGGCTTCCAG gtCCACCCGCTGTATATGTGTGATGCCAGTGCTTTGGAAAAGGTCTTTAATGTGACTAAGTGCATGGTGCCCGAACACTTTGAAAAAACCATCTTCCTCAGTGCCATGTACACCTTCACTGTGATCACCATACTTCTCTGTGTTGCTGAGATATTTGAGATACTCTGCCGACGGCTTGGCTATCTCAGCAACcaatga